In the Nitrospirota bacterium genome, one interval contains:
- a CDS encoding SurA N-terminal domain-containing protein: MLKAMHSSKFFSMVILGGVIFIITISFLFWGIGPKSNDQSGVLATIEGERIMINEYWDKYNDTYRRMKEVYKTEEELNALDLKESVLSSMIDRKVLLVTAKRAGIDVSDEELKNEIINTSYFQKNGAFDPALYERILSQNRMSPQSFEAEYRNDIIVNKMNRLIEETAELTTDEMNMLNSVKEGKEQLIEAFLSSKRNQAMRVYIDGMKQMVDITVKRDLIM; the protein is encoded by the coding sequence ATGCTTAAAGCGATGCACAGCAGCAAGTTCTTCAGTATGGTTATTCTCGGCGGGGTTATTTTTATTATCACTATATCATTTCTCTTCTGGGGTATCGGGCCCAAGTCCAACGATCAATCAGGTGTTCTGGCGACAATTGAAGGCGAAAGGATAATGATCAATGAATATTGGGATAAATATAATGATACGTACAGGAGGATGAAGGAAGTTTATAAGACCGAAGAAGAGCTTAACGCGCTTGATCTTAAGGAGAGCGTCCTCTCTTCAATGATAGACAGAAAGGTGCTTCTGGTAACCGCTAAAAGAGCGGGCATAGATGTATCTGACGAAGAGCTTAAGAATGAGATCATCAATACATCATATTTTCAAAAGAACGGCGCCTTTGACCCCGCTCTTTATGAAAGGATACTCAGCCAGAACCGCATGAGCCCGCAGTCATTTGAGGCAGAATACAGGAATGACATCATTGTTAATAAAATGAACCGCCTGATCGAGGAGACGGCTGAGCTTACAACTGATGAGATGAATATGCTCAATTCCGTAAAGGAAGGGAAGGAGCAGTTAATTGAGGCGTTCCTCTCATCAAAGAGGAACCAGGCCATGCGTGTCTATATTGACGGGATGAAGCAGATGGTGGATATTACCGTGAAGCGCGACCTTATTATGTAG
- a CDS encoding mechanosensitive ion channel has translation MSELFDSFNITSSYLKALITIVASVAIAKIFDIFVSRFLKRITKYTESDVDDRIVDFIHKPLFLTALFIGINLSVSYLEVSEKFVFRASAMLYSFIVIIWFFALIKVSSLVIQAQIQKESDSTGLKKDIIPFAENISRIILFAAALMALLSLWKINITPLVASAGIAGAAVAFAAKDMLGNFFGGISIFIDKPFKIGDFIILDQGERGEVVTIGIRSTRIRTMDDMLITVPNAILANTKIINESAPEPKFRIKVPISVAYGSDIDLVEKILLNAASENSNIEKEPEPRVRFRVFGDSGLNFELLCWVREPSLRGLTVHQLNSGIYKSFNASNIKIPFPQRDVHIYKEEA, from the coding sequence ATGTCAGAACTCTTTGATTCATTTAATATAACCTCTTCATATCTGAAGGCTCTGATCACGATAGTTGCATCCGTGGCCATAGCAAAGATATTTGATATCTTTGTCTCCAGGTTTCTTAAGAGGATCACAAAATATACAGAATCAGATGTTGATGACAGGATTGTCGATTTTATACACAAGCCTCTCTTTCTGACAGCATTATTTATCGGCATAAACCTTTCTGTCTCTTATCTGGAGGTCTCTGAAAAGTTCGTATTCCGCGCCAGCGCAATGTTGTACAGCTTCATCGTTATAATATGGTTCTTTGCATTAATTAAGGTCAGCAGCCTCGTTATTCAGGCACAGATACAGAAAGAATCGGATTCCACCGGGCTGAAAAAAGATATCATCCCATTTGCTGAGAACATCTCCAGGATCATCTTATTTGCAGCCGCGCTTATGGCACTGCTCTCGTTGTGGAAGATAAACATCACGCCTCTTGTCGCATCAGCAGGAATAGCCGGTGCGGCAGTCGCCTTTGCCGCAAAAGATATGCTGGGAAACTTCTTCGGCGGCATTAGCATATTCATAGACAAGCCGTTCAAGATAGGGGATTTCATAATACTCGATCAGGGCGAAAGGGGAGAAGTCGTCACAATAGGGATTAGAAGCACTCGCATCAGGACGATGGACGACATGCTGATAACCGTCCCTAATGCGATACTTGCCAATACAAAGATAATCAATGAGAGTGCGCCCGAGCCAAAGTTCAGGATCAAGGTTCCAATTTCAGTTGCTTACGGCAGCGATATAGACCTTGTTGAGAAGATACTTTTGAACGCAGCCTCGGAAAACTCAAATATTGAGAAAGAGCCTGAACCGCGTGTCAGGTTCAGGGTATTCGGTGATTCCGGACTGAACTTTGAACTGCTCTGCTGGGTCAGGGAACCTTCTCTGCGTGGACTTACGGTTCATCAGCTTAATTCCGGGATATATAAGAGCTTTAATGCCTCAAATATCAAGATCCCGTTCCCTCAAAGAGATGTACACATCTATAAGGAAGAAGCATAA
- a CDS encoding DUF5334 family protein, whose translation MQLLIGLLIVLVPFTSIAWDGYDYDKGSFVEIGKGNLVREGEEIEIYDYGTGEFKNVEVQSITDNGSGAEVEVYDNDTGESRTLDMD comes from the coding sequence ATGCAATTACTAATTGGTTTACTGATTGTTCTTGTGCCATTCACATCAATAGCTTGGGATGGATACGACTATGATAAAGGATCATTTGTCGAAATAGGCAAGGGTAATCTTGTTCGAGAAGGAGAAGAAATTGAAATATATGATTATGGAACAGGCGAGTTCAAAAACGTGGAAGTTCAGTCTATAACAGATAATGGGTCTGGTGCTGAAGTTGAAGTATATGACAACGATACGGGGGAATCCCGAACGCTTGATATGGATTAA
- the ccsB gene encoding c-type cytochrome biogenesis protein CcsB, protein METNVLLFELALTFYSLATIAGVIELFRKIKTTSKATLYFALMGFVLHTGNIVVRYIQGGHLPATNLHESTSFLAWCILLLFFFHEYRYKLGLLSSFIMPIVLIFMLSSSVFPREITELSPVLKSYWFGFHVALAFLGDAAFAMACGIGIMYLIQERFVKHKHLGGLFQRLPNLQSLDEVNYHLITLGFPLLTLAMITGAIWAKSVWGTYWRWDPKEVWSLITWLIYALVLHLRLTVGWRGKKAAILSIAGFLLVIFTFLGVALLLKGIHVFE, encoded by the coding sequence ATGGAAACGAATGTCCTGCTTTTTGAATTAGCCCTTACCTTTTATTCTCTTGCCACAATTGCCGGCGTAATAGAGCTCTTCAGGAAGATAAAGACAACATCGAAGGCGACATTATATTTTGCACTGATGGGGTTTGTTTTACATACTGGCAATATCGTGGTCAGGTATATTCAGGGCGGGCATCTGCCTGCTACCAATCTGCATGAATCCACTTCGTTTTTAGCATGGTGCATCCTGCTCCTCTTCTTCTTTCATGAATACCGCTACAAGCTCGGCCTTCTAAGCTCTTTTATAATGCCGATAGTGCTTATCTTCATGCTCTCATCATCTGTATTCCCGAGGGAGATAACAGAGCTAAGCCCTGTGCTTAAGAGTTATTGGTTCGGTTTTCACGTCGCGCTTGCTTTTCTTGGCGACGCGGCGTTTGCCATGGCATGCGGCATCGGCATTATGTACCTTATACAGGAACGGTTTGTGAAACACAAACACCTGGGAGGACTCTTTCAGAGGCTTCCAAACCTTCAGTCGCTTGATGAGGTCAACTATCATCTCATAACTCTCGGATTCCCTCTTCTGACGCTTGCAATGATAACAGGCGCCATATGGGCCAAATCCGTATGGGGGACATATTGGCGGTGGGACCCTAAAGAGGTCTGGTCCCTGATAACATGGCTCATCTATGCGCTTGTGCTTCATTTAAGGCTGACCGTCGGATGGAGAGGCAAGAAGGCCGCCATTCTTTCCATAGCCGGATTCCTTTTGGTCATATTTACATTTTTGGGGGTTGCCCTGCTCTTGAAGGGGATTCACGTCTTTGAGTAA
- a CDS encoding NERD domain-containing protein — MAKVLGKSGRYVSDVAVEKRLDMIVILIMSVAFCGFVVGYNISNHEYLPISIVLAMFSIGLSIYVYRKIDAMEKERIAYRKGFDGESKVADVINNFPDDYHAIHDLSTSFGNLDHVVVGPSGVYIIDTKNWRGVVKADGNGELLLNEKPVDKPAVRNLLRTVMSVKAKADTLSNLNPFIQPVMAFTSAYVEAKWGTTKNVHCITDDKLYDYIVENKNKKKLSKEEITSISQAFLALAMMDKKF, encoded by the coding sequence ATGGCGAAGGTGTTAGGAAAATCCGGAAGGTATGTTTCTGATGTTGCGGTTGAGAAACGTTTAGATATGATAGTAATACTGATAATGTCAGTGGCCTTTTGTGGCTTTGTTGTAGGTTATAACATAAGCAATCATGAATACCTGCCGATATCAATAGTGCTTGCAATGTTTTCTATTGGGCTATCTATCTATGTTTATAGAAAGATTGATGCCATGGAAAAAGAACGAATAGCATACAGAAAAGGGTTTGATGGTGAAAGCAAGGTTGCAGATGTCATAAACAACTTTCCTGATGATTACCACGCAATCCATGACCTATCAACCTCTTTTGGCAATTTAGACCATGTTGTTGTTGGTCCCTCCGGAGTGTATATCATTGATACAAAAAACTGGCGTGGGGTTGTTAAAGCAGACGGCAATGGAGAACTTCTGCTTAATGAAAAGCCTGTTGACAAACCTGCGGTTAGAAACTTGCTGCGAACCGTTATGTCAGTAAAGGCAAAGGCTGATACCTTAAGTAATTTGAATCCATTCATTCAGCCTGTAATGGCATTCACTTCCGCGTATGTCGAGGCAAAATGGGGCACGACAAAGAATGTTCATTGTATTACAGATGACAAGCTTTATGATTATATCGTTGAGAATAAGAATAAGAAAAAACTAAGCAAGGAAGAAATAACCTCAATATCCCAGGCATTTCTTGCATTAGCAATGATGGATAAAAAGTTTTAA
- the mdh gene encoding malate dehydrogenase produces the protein MHKKITVVGAGNVGTTTAQLIAEKNLADVVLVDIVEGVPQGKALDIQEACPLWNSSSKVTGTNSYEETAGSDIVVITAGLARKPGMSRDDLLQANARIINVVARSVAAASPEAVIIVVTNPMDVMAQLVQKITGIPHKRIIGMGGVLDSSRMRSFISMELGVPPKDIQTMVLGGHGDQMVPMPRFTTVDGKDISDILPEEKIISIIERTKNGGAEIVGLLKTGSAYFAPAASVVEMIETMYGYKNELLPCSVYLDGEYGIKGVYLGVPVELSAEGIEKIVELPLTDEELKAMNVSAEAVRRLVAGLEQ, from the coding sequence ATGCATAAAAAGATCACGGTGGTCGGTGCCGGGAATGTGGGCACAACAACAGCGCAGTTAATCGCAGAGAAGAACCTGGCAGATGTTGTTCTGGTTGATATTGTCGAAGGGGTTCCGCAAGGCAAGGCCCTTGATATACAGGAGGCATGCCCTCTTTGGAACTCATCTTCAAAGGTCACGGGTACGAACAGCTATGAAGAGACAGCCGGCTCGGATATCGTAGTTATAACAGCAGGCCTCGCAAGAAAACCCGGCATGAGCAGGGACGACCTGCTTCAGGCAAATGCCAGGATCATAAATGTTGTCGCAAGGAGCGTTGCGGCGGCCTCTCCTGAGGCTGTCATCATCGTTGTTACCAATCCAATGGATGTCATGGCACAGCTTGTGCAGAAGATAACAGGCATTCCGCATAAAAGGATCATAGGAATGGGCGGTGTCCTTGACTCTTCAAGGATGAGGAGCTTTATATCGATGGAGCTTGGCGTTCCTCCAAAAGACATACAGACCATGGTGCTTGGCGGTCACGGCGACCAGATGGTTCCCATGCCGCGCTTTACAACAGTGGATGGAAAAGATATTTCCGATATTCTGCCGGAGGAGAAGATAATATCCATTATTGAAAGGACAAAGAACGGCGGCGCTGAGATAGTCGGGCTGCTTAAGACAGGAAGCGCGTATTTTGCTCCCGCTGCTTCTGTTGTTGAGATGATCGAGACGATGTACGGCTATAAAAACGAGCTTCTCCCATGCTCAGTATATCTTGACGGTGAGTATGGTATCAAAGGTGTTTATCTCGGGGTTCCTGTTGAACTGTCTGCTGAAGGCATTGAAAAGATAGTTGAACTGCCGCTTACCGATGAAGAGTTGAAAGCTATGAATGTCTCAGCCGAGGCGGTCAGAAGGCTTGTTGCCGGGCTTGAGCAATAA
- a CDS encoding glutamyl-tRNA reductase, with the protein MNIIVVGLNHKTAPIEVREKFAFDGGKLQEAVNILKASKITDESVILSTCNRVEMYAAVKDIASGIENIKKFLSDFHKVPREALDKSLFIYHGRDAVRHIFRVASGLDSMVLGEPQILGQIKDAYDFSLKCKSTGTLLNKLMKKTVSVAKRTRTETGIGKGAVNISYAAVELAKKIFGDLTTKAIMLIGAGEMAELAARHLINNGVKDVIVSNRTHERAEELAKEFQGRTVRFESLLQELKDTDIVICSTGAPNYILMKEEMHMTMKKRKQKPVFIIDISVPRNIDPEIEHLDNVYLYNTDDLQGIIDVNADGRKIEAEKAAEIVESEVETFMKWQASLTSVPTIVALREKAEAIKNDELEKALKKLGPLGESQTRTIEHLASSIVNKIIHGPTAALKSAEDDKELIVDVIRRLFDLEGEKDNDQS; encoded by the coding sequence ATGAATATTATCGTTGTAGGCCTTAATCACAAAACAGCGCCTATTGAAGTCAGGGAGAAGTTCGCGTTTGACGGCGGCAAGCTTCAGGAGGCGGTCAATATCCTCAAGGCGTCAAAGATAACAGATGAGAGCGTTATCCTCTCGACATGCAACCGTGTTGAGATGTACGCAGCGGTGAAGGACATAGCATCAGGGATCGAGAACATCAAAAAATTCCTTTCTGATTTTCACAAGGTACCGAGGGAGGCGCTTGATAAGTCTCTTTTTATTTATCACGGGCGTGACGCGGTAAGGCATATCTTCAGGGTCGCGTCAGGCCTTGACTCAATGGTACTGGGAGAGCCTCAGATATTAGGCCAGATAAAGGATGCGTATGACTTTTCGTTAAAGTGCAAATCCACCGGCACACTCCTTAATAAGCTGATGAAAAAGACGGTCTCTGTCGCAAAACGGACAAGGACAGAGACCGGCATTGGAAAGGGCGCAGTGAATATCAGCTATGCCGCAGTGGAGCTTGCCAAAAAAATATTCGGCGACCTGACCACAAAGGCGATTATGCTTATCGGCGCCGGAGAGATGGCAGAGCTTGCAGCCAGGCATCTTATTAATAACGGCGTAAAAGATGTTATCGTGTCAAACCGCACACATGAGAGGGCTGAAGAGCTTGCAAAGGAATTTCAGGGCAGGACGGTCAGGTTTGAATCCTTATTGCAGGAATTAAAAGATACGGATATCGTTATATGCTCAACAGGCGCGCCCAACTATATACTGATGAAAGAAGAGATGCACATGACGATGAAGAAGCGCAAACAGAAGCCGGTCTTTATAATAGATATATCCGTTCCGAGGAATATTGACCCGGAGATCGAACACCTTGATAACGTATACCTTTATAATACTGATGACCTTCAGGGTATTATTGATGTTAACGCCGATGGAAGAAAGATAGAGGCTGAAAAGGCTGCGGAGATCGTTGAATCAGAGGTCGAGACCTTCATGAAGTGGCAGGCGTCTTTAACCTCAGTCCCAACGATCGTTGCCCTGAGAGAGAAGGCAGAGGCTATAAAAAATGATGAGCTTGAGAAGGCGCTTAAGAAGTTAGGCCCTCTCGGAGAGTCGCAGACCAGGACGATAGAGCATCTTGCCAGCTCAATAGTAAATAAAATAATTCATGGCCCGACAGCCGCGCTGAAATCAGCAGAAGATGATAAAGAGCTTATCGTTGACGTTATAAGAAGATTATTTGACCTTGAAGGGGAGAAAGATAATGACCAATCGTAA
- a CDS encoding metallophosphoesterase yields the protein MMSFFIIFILSYGGMHLYAFLKAKAAFNPGKRPQIMLALFFILMISAPFFVRFYEKQGFDTFAYLTANVGFIWMGVMLLFFVYGAAIDGYRTILFIIKRIFGKDISRLKPSSGFAFFAPLVIAVMITSYGYFEALDIKVEKVIVRSSKIPASIGKIKIVQISDIHLGHIVREERLRSMLDKVKAEEPDMLVCTGDLIDGQRSNLNDLSSMFHEIRPKYGKFAITGNHEYYAGLEKSLEFIKRAGFTLLSGEGITIDGLINIAGVDDGGGEGLRETSSLSEKELLSGLPSDKFTLFLKHRPRIDKEILGLYDLQLSGHTHKGQIFPFNFFVAGFFPFISGYHQITESSAIYVSRGTGTWGPPIRFMSPPEVTVIEILSE from the coding sequence ATAATGTCCTTCTTCATAATCTTCATCCTCAGTTACGGAGGAATGCATCTCTACGCATTCCTCAAGGCAAAGGCAGCTTTTAATCCCGGCAAAAGACCTCAGATAATGCTTGCGCTCTTTTTCATATTGATGATCTCAGCGCCGTTCTTCGTACGCTTCTATGAAAAGCAGGGATTTGATACATTCGCGTATCTGACCGCCAATGTGGGATTTATCTGGATGGGGGTCATGCTTCTCTTCTTTGTTTATGGAGCGGCAATAGACGGTTACCGGACTATCCTGTTTATCATTAAACGTATATTCGGAAAAGATATTTCCCGGCTTAAACCGTCTTCAGGCTTTGCATTCTTTGCGCCGCTTGTCATTGCGGTCATGATAACATCTTACGGATATTTTGAAGCACTGGACATTAAAGTCGAAAAAGTGATCGTCCGTTCTTCAAAGATACCGGCGAGTATAGGAAAGATAAAGATAGTACAGATATCCGATATCCATCTCGGACATATTGTAAGGGAGGAAAGGCTCAGAAGCATGCTCGATAAAGTGAAGGCCGAGGAGCCTGACATGCTTGTATGCACCGGTGACCTTATTGACGGCCAGCGCAGCAACCTTAATGACCTTTCAAGTATGTTTCATGAGATAAGGCCGAAATACGGGAAGTTCGCCATAACAGGAAACCATGAATATTACGCAGGCCTTGAGAAGTCGCTTGAGTTTATTAAAAGGGCGGGCTTTACTCTGCTTAGTGGTGAGGGAATTACCATAGATGGCCTTATTAATATCGCCGGAGTTGATGATGGAGGCGGCGAAGGATTGCGGGAGACGAGCAGCCTCTCTGAAAAAGAACTTCTGTCAGGACTGCCTTCAGACAAGTTCACCCTCTTTCTAAAACACAGGCCCCGTATTGATAAAGAGATCCTCGGGCTCTATGATCTTCAACTCTCCGGGCATACCCACAAGGGGCAGATATTCCCGTTCAACTTTTTTGTAGCCGGGTTCTTCCCTTTTATAAGCGGCTACCATCAGATAACGGAGAGCTCTGCAATTTATGTGAGCCGCGGAACAGGCACATGGGGCCCTCCGATACGTTTCATGTCTCCGCCTGAAGTGACAGTTATAGAGATATTGAGCGAATAA
- a CDS encoding adenylate kinase — MKIMLLGSPGAGKGTVAKELVKHDGSVHISTGDILRGEIKAGSELGKKAKSFMDSGGLVPDSLIMDMMEKRLQEPDCKKGFIFDGFPRTIPQAEELDKMFNKLGIKFDLVANIDVSKDVVLDRLTTRRTCSNSACQAIYNVKSMPTKVAGICDKCGSQTVQRADETEEAITKRLETYIDQTAPLIDYYSKKGMLKNIKSTDSKEVISQIISAL; from the coding sequence ATGAAGATAATGCTGCTTGGCTCACCGGGAGCCGGAAAAGGAACAGTTGCAAAAGAGCTTGTAAAACATGACGGTTCAGTTCATATCTCAACAGGTGATATTTTAAGGGGCGAAATAAAGGCAGGTTCAGAGCTTGGCAAAAAAGCAAAGAGCTTTATGGACAGCGGCGGGCTTGTGCCGGATTCATTGATAATGGACATGATGGAGAAGAGGCTGCAGGAGCCTGACTGCAAAAAGGGCTTCATATTTGACGGATTTCCAAGGACGATCCCGCAGGCTGAGGAGCTTGATAAGATGTTTAATAAGCTCGGCATAAAGTTTGACCTCGTGGCGAATATAGATGTCAGCAAAGATGTCGTGCTCGACAGGCTCACCACAAGAAGAACCTGCTCCAATTCTGCATGCCAGGCTATATATAACGTAAAGAGCATGCCTACCAAAGTTGCCGGTATCTGCGACAAGTGCGGCAGCCAGACGGTTCAGAGGGCTGACGAGACCGAAGAGGCGATCACCAAGCGCCTTGAGACATACATTGACCAGACAGCTCCGCTGATCGATTATTATTCTAAAAAAGGTATGCTTAAGAATATTAAATCAACCGACAGCAAAGAGGTCATTTCACAGATCATAAGCGCTTTATAA
- a CDS encoding transglycosylase SLT domain-containing protein yields the protein MNKELSVIEASSSLMTPDALTEPADVNISSQAIREYSELKESEINKLFERFGFNKVVQGSIMFYSDKKRSFSKSLGLASRYIKDMSAVFIEKGMPAELAFLPLIESGYINHASSDKSASGIWQFIPSTARRYGLKIDSWVDERRDPVKSTVAASEYLSDMYDKFGSWNLALAAYNAGEGKIGMAIKQNKDDDYWKMRGTGYITEETKRFIPSFVAAAAIATYPEKYGFDSIDHAEPLRYDEVVIKASMDLSTVADFTGAGVEDIKDLNPELKSWCTPLNVSEYTLRIPAGTKESFLGRIAEATDDELFYVRVYRVAAGDTLGKIAKMFHSSVQAIIDINSLGKNAVIVAGRDILVPVNRAEQIKAGKVVYLKPLGKCKSL from the coding sequence ATGAATAAAGAACTGTCGGTCATTGAGGCTTCATCATCATTAATGACACCTGATGCGCTGACGGAGCCGGCTGACGTGAATATTTCATCGCAGGCTATCCGGGAATATTCAGAACTGAAGGAATCTGAGATCAATAAGCTCTTTGAAAGATTCGGGTTCAATAAAGTTGTCCAGGGCAGTATCATGTTTTATTCTGACAAGAAAAGATCTTTCAGCAAGAGCCTCGGCCTTGCGAGCAGGTATATCAAAGATATGTCTGCCGTCTTCATTGAAAAGGGTATGCCTGCAGAACTCGCATTTCTTCCATTGATCGAGAGCGGCTACATAAACCATGCTTCTTCAGACAAGAGCGCTTCAGGGATATGGCAGTTTATCCCTTCCACAGCCAGAAGGTACGGGTTGAAGATAGATTCATGGGTTGATGAGAGGCGTGACCCGGTGAAGTCCACGGTCGCAGCTTCTGAATACCTTTCTGACATGTATGACAAGTTCGGCTCATGGAACCTTGCGCTGGCAGCCTATAACGCAGGGGAAGGCAAGATAGGTATGGCTATAAAACAAAACAAAGACGATGATTACTGGAAGATGAGGGGTACAGGGTATATTACAGAAGAGACAAAGAGGTTTATCCCTTCATTTGTGGCAGCGGCGGCGATAGCCACATATCCTGAAAAATATGGTTTTGACAGCATCGACCATGCTGAACCTTTAAGGTATGACGAGGTTGTGATAAAGGCTTCGATGGATCTGAGCACGGTTGCCGACTTCACAGGAGCCGGTGTTGAAGATATAAAAGACCTGAACCCGGAGCTGAAATCCTGGTGTACTCCCCTGAATGTGTCTGAATATACACTGAGGATCCCTGCAGGAACAAAAGAGTCATTTCTGGGCAGGATCGCCGAGGCTACTGACGATGAACTCTTCTATGTGCGGGTCTACAGGGTGGCAGCCGGTGATACTTTGGGAAAGATAGCAAAGATGTTTCATTCATCGGTACAGGCGATAATCGATATAAACTCGCTTGGAAAGAATGCCGTGATCGTTGCAGGCAGAGATATCCTTGTTCCGGTAAACAGGGCGGAGCAGATCAAGGCCGGCAAGGTAGTTTATTTAAAACCTCTTGGCAAGTGTAAAAGTCTTTAG
- a CDS encoding GNAT family N-acetyltransferase — protein sequence MSDFQLNRIEPDTERKPFDCDHNDLKEFFLEDSKNYTRQLLAVTYALESEDKTIAYFSVLNDSIKKGDTTKSRLKKILRTIPFIKRGHKSQPAVKVGRFAVAKTHQRNGIGTDLMNFIKIYFTTKNKTGCRFITVDAYRAAIPFYKKNGFDFLTTADENDDERQMYFDLITFIREKE from the coding sequence TTGTCTGATTTTCAACTTAATCGCATAGAACCTGATACAGAACGAAAACCGTTTGATTGCGACCACAACGACTTAAAAGAATTTTTCCTTGAGGACTCCAAGAACTACACACGTCAATTATTAGCTGTCACTTATGCATTAGAGAGTGAAGATAAAACAATAGCCTATTTCAGCGTGTTAAACGATAGCATAAAAAAAGGTGACACCACAAAAAGCAGACTTAAGAAAATCCTGAGAACAATCCCCTTTATAAAAAGAGGCCATAAGAGCCAACCGGCAGTAAAAGTGGGGCGTTTTGCTGTTGCAAAAACCCATCAAAGAAATGGGATTGGAACAGATTTAATGAATTTCATAAAAATTTATTTCACAACTAAAAACAAAACAGGTTGTAGATTTATAACTGTAGATGCTTATAGAGCTGCCATTCCATTTTACAAGAAAAATGGTTTTGATTTTTTAACTACCGCTGATGAAAATGATGATGAACGACAGATGTATTTTGATTTAATAACTTTTATTAGAGAGAAAGAATAA
- the hemC gene encoding hydroxymethylbilane synthase: MTNRNITIATRGSMLALWQAEWIKSQLQELNKDITVTLNKIKTTGDIILDVPLAQVGGKGLFVKEIEEALLDGSADLAVHSMKDVPTELPESLHLAAICKREDPRDALLARKGIKSINDLPQGAHVGTSSLRRMCQLLSIRPDLRITQLRGNVDTRIRKLDEGQFDAIILATAGVKRLGYSDRITERIDINVSLPAIAQGAVGIECRINDVFINDMLKKLDHPETSVCVKAERAFLKKLEGGCQVPIAGHAVLESSEKLVLTGLVGSLSGETIIKDTISGRPEEAESLGLLLAENLLSKGAGKILAEVYGNNQK, translated from the coding sequence ATGACCAATCGTAATATTACAATCGCTACACGCGGCAGCATGCTTGCCCTATGGCAGGCCGAGTGGATAAAGTCGCAGCTTCAGGAATTAAACAAAGATATAACGGTGACTCTCAACAAGATAAAGACGACAGGAGACATCATCCTTGATGTGCCGCTTGCGCAGGTCGGCGGAAAGGGGCTCTTTGTCAAAGAGATAGAGGAGGCGCTTCTTGACGGATCGGCAGACCTTGCCGTGCACAGCATGAAGGACGTTCCGACCGAACTGCCTGAGAGCCTGCATCTGGCAGCGATCTGCAAGAGGGAGGATCCGAGGGACGCATTGTTAGCCAGGAAGGGGATCAAGAGCATTAATGATCTCCCGCAAGGAGCACATGTAGGCACGAGCAGCCTCAGAAGGATGTGCCAGCTATTGAGCATCAGGCCTGACCTCAGGATAACCCAGCTTCGCGGCAATGTTGACACAAGGATAAGAAAGCTTGATGAGGGCCAGTTTGACGCTATCATACTTGCAACAGCCGGGGTCAAGAGGCTTGGCTACTCTGACAGGATAACCGAGAGGATAGATATTAATGTCAGCCTCCCCGCAATAGCACAAGGCGCTGTCGGCATAGAGTGCAGGATTAATGATGTGTTTATAAATGATATGCTCAAGAAGCTTGACCATCCTGAAACCTCAGTCTGTGTGAAAGCTGAGAGGGCGTTCCTCAAGAAGCTTGAGGGCGGATGCCAGGTTCCTATCGCAGGACACGCGGTACTTGAGAGCAGCGAGAAGCTTGTCTTGACCGGACTTGTAGGGAGCCTTTCAGGAGAGACCATAATAAAAGATACTATCAGCGGCAGGCCTGAAGAAGCGGAATCACTCGGCCTTCTTCTCGCTGAAAACCTCCTTTCAAAAGGCGCAGGCAAGATACTGGCTGAGGTCTATGGAAATAATCAAAAGTAG